Proteins encoded together in one Deltaproteobacteria bacterium window:
- a CDS encoding efflux RND transporter periplasmic adaptor subunit, with protein sequence MRSIGLSCFALGIFGALTITTVGVVMLPLVVSAQEQETVVYTCSMHPQVRLPNPGKCPICDMPLIPAVSSSSPGNGNEVGMGSSKIELSEYARSMASVESVELKPMELSHDVYAVGKVSYNETALSTITARVDGYVERLFVNFTGIDVNKGDHLVEIYSPDLVVAQQEVLIAVRSGDRGSLLDSTLLKLSRWGLSEWQLKSLVESRKVTERVTLFSPISGTVISRNITQSGAFRAGDALYQIANLDTVWVYLDVYESQLPWLRYGQKVELITESLPNRKFAGMVTFVSPLVDEESRTIKVPVHIENPDHALKPGMFMSGRILATLSSSGQPAATGIEGKFTCPMHPQVLEDGAGSCPICGMDLKEIPGKSSLVGESILAVPASAVIDSGLRQFVYVEQKRGVFKGVEVKLGPRAGNYFPVLSGLNSGERVVVRGNFLLDSQAQISGQPSLFYPRGAAYQDAVNASPSDGKSRGQAAQTPHIH encoded by the coding sequence ATGAGAAGCATTGGGCTTAGTTGTTTTGCTCTTGGCATATTTGGGGCTCTAACTATAACAACTGTAGGTGTCGTGATGCTCCCGCTAGTCGTTAGCGCACAAGAACAAGAGACTGTTGTGTATACCTGTTCTATGCATCCACAAGTTAGGCTGCCAAACCCGGGTAAATGTCCAATTTGCGATATGCCCTTAATTCCAGCGGTGTCGTCATCATCTCCGGGTAATGGAAATGAGGTTGGCATGGGAAGTTCTAAAATTGAGCTATCGGAATATGCGCGTTCCATGGCTTCGGTGGAATCGGTCGAGCTAAAACCCATGGAGCTATCACATGATGTATATGCGGTGGGTAAAGTGTCATACAACGAGACGGCGCTTTCAACTATTACTGCACGGGTAGACGGTTATGTAGAAAGGTTGTTTGTGAATTTTACGGGTATAGATGTAAATAAAGGCGACCACCTCGTAGAGATATATAGCCCGGACTTGGTGGTGGCTCAGCAGGAAGTGTTAATTGCCGTGCGGTCAGGTGATAGGGGCTCGTTGTTAGATAGCACTTTGCTGAAACTATCTCGCTGGGGATTGTCGGAGTGGCAACTAAAAAGCTTAGTAGAAAGTCGCAAAGTAACAGAGCGCGTAACTCTTTTTTCGCCCATTTCCGGAACTGTTATTTCGCGCAACATTACGCAAAGCGGAGCTTTTAGGGCAGGGGATGCTCTCTATCAAATAGCTAATCTCGACACGGTTTGGGTTTATCTCGACGTCTACGAAAGTCAACTTCCTTGGCTGCGCTATGGGCAAAAGGTGGAATTGATCACTGAGTCGCTGCCCAATAGGAAGTTTGCTGGCATGGTAACTTTCGTCTCCCCTCTAGTCGATGAGGAGAGTCGCACTATAAAGGTGCCGGTGCATATCGAAAATCCCGATCATGCGCTTAAGCCTGGAATGTTTATGAGCGGCAGGATTTTGGCTACACTTTCGTCGTCAGGGCAGCCGGCGGCTACAGGTATCGAGGGCAAATTTACTTGTCCTATGCATCCGCAAGTTCTCGAAGATGGAGCTGGTTCATGTCCAATTTGTGGCATGGATTTAAAGGAGATCCCGGGCAAATCCTCTCTTGTCGGAGAAAGTATTTTGGCGGTTCCTGCAAGTGCAGTTATCGATAGCGGTTTGCGACAATTTGTTTACGTAGAGCAGAAGCGGGGAGTGTTTAAGGGCGTGGAAGTGAAGCTGGGGCCTCGGGCTGGAAACTACTTTCCGGTTCTTTCGGGGTTGAATTCAGGAGAACGCGTGGTGGTTCGCGGCAATTTTCTCCTCGACAGTCAGGCTCAAATTAGTGGGCAGCCAAGTTTGTTTTATCCGCGCGGCGCTGCTTATCAAGATGCCGTTAATGCTAGTCCATCGGATGGCAAGTCTCGGGGGCAAGCGGCGCAGACTCCTCATATACATTGA
- a CDS encoding TolC family protein codes for MRGIPKAVLDWKLTLVVSAVLLFSFLAGCGTAMSPGELALRQELAGVSENYNPSGTSLQLPTLRADSGLDEILTFGIINDPAVASAYYDWKASVEAITVARSIENPKLLFEADIADVVMALMPGIMLEFPGSGKLSAMGEVATAEGQARFFAFKRATLLSAAAIKTAYYRLQAVDESIRVNRLALELLEDLRTVAQVQHETGKVTLQDVLRAEIERDKLLADIENLEDLRDAQLASYKGTLGVNAETVVPFPASYTNSSGDVTDDGILETAFKHNPRLKEMQAQIAKAEAMLRLAKLNFIPDVGIGLEADLKQSPVIFNPSFSLTIPIWREKNAAQIRAAEAEADAMRSRFYREKIDLAVEFATARFSYKESSRKVTLYTDALLPKASRALEVARTGYIGGRSSFVDFLDAQRTLLEFDLARIESRAMQEEALAKLSLIIAGIVPAAASFVNRELEVSEQ; via the coding sequence ATGCGAGGTATCCCCAAGGCAGTGTTGGACTGGAAATTGACACTAGTAGTAAGTGCCGTGCTCCTGTTCTCGTTTTTAGCCGGATGTGGCACCGCTATGTCGCCAGGCGAGCTTGCTTTGCGCCAGGAATTGGCAGGAGTATCCGAAAACTATAATCCATCTGGCACAAGCCTGCAGCTTCCCACTTTGCGCGCTGACAGTGGGCTGGATGAAATTCTAACATTCGGCATAATAAATGATCCTGCCGTTGCGAGTGCTTATTACGATTGGAAGGCTTCTGTCGAGGCTATAACAGTAGCGAGATCCATTGAGAATCCCAAATTGCTATTTGAGGCTGATATCGCCGATGTCGTAATGGCGCTGATGCCTGGCATCATGCTTGAGTTCCCGGGTAGCGGGAAACTCTCGGCTATGGGTGAAGTGGCAACTGCCGAGGGCCAGGCGAGGTTTTTTGCTTTTAAGAGAGCTACGCTGCTATCGGCAGCGGCAATTAAGACTGCCTATTACCGTTTGCAGGCTGTTGACGAATCTATTCGCGTTAACCGCCTGGCTCTTGAACTTTTAGAGGATTTAAGAACAGTTGCTCAGGTACAACATGAGACCGGGAAGGTAACTTTGCAAGATGTATTGCGTGCCGAAATTGAACGCGACAAATTATTAGCCGACATAGAAAATCTCGAAGATTTGCGGGATGCTCAGTTAGCTTCCTATAAGGGGACGCTCGGCGTTAATGCAGAAACGGTTGTCCCGTTCCCAGCGTCCTACACAAACAGTAGTGGCGATGTCACTGATGACGGAATATTGGAAACCGCCTTTAAACATAATCCGAGACTTAAAGAAATGCAGGCTCAGATTGCAAAAGCTGAGGCAATGCTGCGCTTAGCGAAGCTTAACTTTATTCCAGACGTTGGAATCGGTCTCGAGGCGGATTTGAAGCAAAGCCCTGTAATTTTCAATCCGAGCTTCTCACTTACCATACCTATCTGGCGGGAGAAAAACGCTGCTCAGATTAGAGCTGCGGAGGCAGAGGCCGACGCTATGCGCTCTCGCTTCTATCGCGAAAAAATAGACCTTGCAGTTGAATTTGCTACAGCCCGTTTCAGTTACAAGGAAAGTTCGCGCAAAGTTACCTTGTATACCGACGCGCTATTGCCTAAAGCTTCGCGAGCATTGGAAGTTGCACGTACAGGGTATATTGGTGGGCGTAGCTCGTTTGTGGATTTTTTAGATGCACAGCGGACGCTATTGGAGTTTGACCTTGCTCGCATCGAGTCGCGTGCGATGCAAGAAGAGGCGCTTGCAAAACTTTCTCTAATAATTGCTGGCATAGTTCCGGCTGCTGCGTCATTTGTAAATCGCGAACTGGAGGTAAGTGAGCAATGA
- a CDS encoding metal-sensitive transcriptional regulator, with translation MGKKKATACCGQCPDSSEHPDHGKELHRVNRISGQLEGVRRMIVEREYCPKIIMQAHAARAALKSLEGVILKRHLESCVKEALTSSDSEKAERKMAELIELFRST, from the coding sequence ATGGGTAAAAAGAAGGCTACGGCTTGTTGCGGACAATGTCCGGATTCTTCCGAGCATCCGGATCACGGCAAGGAACTTCACCGAGTAAATCGCATTTCGGGGCAGCTCGAAGGAGTAAGGCGCATGATTGTCGAGCGCGAGTACTGCCCAAAGATAATAATGCAAGCACATGCAGCAAGAGCTGCTTTAAAATCACTAGAAGGAGTTATCTTAAAAAGGCATTTGGAATCTTGCGTCAAAGAGGCCCTGACGTCGTCTGATTCTGAGAAAGCCGAACGAAAGATGGCGGAACTGATAGAATTATTTCGCAGTACCTAG